A single window of Senegalia massiliensis DNA harbors:
- a CDS encoding 2-oxoacid:acceptor oxidoreductase family protein, whose amino-acid sequence MNSQTEIRLSGSGGQGLILAGIILAEGALNDGKNAIQSQSYGPEARGGASKAEVIISNTDINYPKVSKCDILLSLTQKSCDKYLDSLKKDGILIIDSGVERPNRSDVKIYQVPILDKAKKDVGTSLVSNIVALGAINGITKLVDKEILKQAILNRVPPGTEEKNEKAYEYGLNIF is encoded by the coding sequence ATGAATAGTCAAACTGAAATTAGGTTAAGTGGTTCTGGAGGTCAAGGGTTAATTTTAGCAGGTATAATTTTAGCAGAAGGTGCATTAAATGATGGTAAGAATGCAATTCAATCTCAATCTTATGGTCCAGAAGCTAGAGGAGGAGCTAGTAAGGCTGAGGTAATAATAAGTAATACTGATATTAATTACCCTAAAGTATCTAAATGTGATATATTATTAAGTTTAACTCAAAAATCTTGTGATAAGTACTTGGATTCCTTAAAAAAAGATGGTATCCTTATTATAGATAGTGGAGTAGAAAGACCTAATAGAAGTGATGTTAAAATTTATCAAGTACCAATTCTTGATAAAGCTAAAAAAGATGTAGGAACATCACTAGTCTCTAATATTGTTGCATTAGGAGCTATTAATGGTATAACAAAATTAGTAGATAAAGAGATTTTAAAACAAGCTATATTAAATAGAGTACCTCCTGGAACAGAAGAAAAAAATGAAAAAGCATATGAATATGGATTAAATATTTTTTAA
- a CDS encoding tRNA (mnm(5)s(2)U34)-methyltransferase yields MKNNFLSNAINISNNIINQKVKEGMIVVDATVGNGNDTLKLAQKVGELGKVYGFDIQKLAIDNTTDLLKKNDLYNRVDLIYDSHSNISNYITNKIDFAVFNLGYLPKGDHSIITKPESTIEAIKSILSFLHIKGILIVVSYYGHEGGMREKNEIENYLTILNQKKFTVVKMDFLNQINNPPIIFCIEKIS; encoded by the coding sequence ATGAAAAATAACTTTTTATCAAATGCTATTAATATTTCAAATAATATTATAAATCAAAAAGTAAAAGAAGGTATGATAGTAGTTGATGCTACAGTAGGTAATGGGAATGATACATTGAAATTAGCTCAAAAAGTAGGGGAGTTAGGCAAAGTTTATGGTTTTGATATTCAGAAATTAGCTATAGATAATACTACTGATCTTTTAAAGAAGAATGATCTTTATAATAGAGTGGATCTAATATATGATAGTCATTCAAATATTAGCAATTATATTACAAATAAAATAGATTTTGCTGTATTTAATTTAGGTTATTTACCTAAAGGTGATCATTCCATAATTACTAAACCGGAATCTACAATAGAAGCAATTAAATCAATATTGTCTTTTTTACATATAAAGGGTATACTAATTGTAGTATCATATTACGGACATGAAGGCGGAATGAGGGAAAAAAACGAAATTGAAAATTACTTAACTATATTAAATCAAAAAAAATTCACTGTAGTAAAAATGGATTTTTTGAATCAAATTAATAATCCACCTATTATTTTTTGTATTGAAAAAATATCTTAA
- a CDS encoding 2-oxoacid:acceptor oxidoreductase subunit alpha: MENKVKLMQGNEACVEGALAAGMKFYAGYPITPSTEIAEISSLRLPRVGGKFIQMEDEIAGMAAVIGGALAGLKSMTATSGPGFSLKQENIGYAAITEVPCVIVNVQRGGPSTGLPTSPSQGDVMQAKWGTHGDHPMIALTPYSVRETFDLTIKAFNYAEKYRTPVILLLDEVIGHLRERIEIPNKDEIEIFDRVKPNCEPKDYKPYKVEENDLVPKMASFGEGYRYHVTGLVHDETGFPSNDSKIAEELVSRLVNKVEDNIEDIANYEEYMLDDAEIAIVAYGATARSAKSAVNEARENGLKVGLFRPITIWPFLTKQIKELTKKVKKILVVEMNLGQYLIEVERVADKEATIYKYNKINGQLISPDEIIKKIKEDIYA, encoded by the coding sequence ATGGAAAATAAAGTTAAATTAATGCAAGGAAATGAAGCTTGTGTAGAAGGTGCCCTTGCAGCAGGAATGAAATTTTATGCAGGGTATCCAATAACTCCATCTACGGAAATTGCAGAGATATCTTCTTTAAGACTTCCAAGAGTAGGGGGAAAATTTATCCAAATGGAAGATGAGATTGCTGGCATGGCTGCAGTGATAGGGGGGGCATTAGCTGGTTTAAAATCTATGACAGCTACTAGTGGACCAGGATTTTCATTAAAACAAGAGAATATAGGGTATGCTGCAATAACTGAAGTTCCTTGTGTTATAGTAAATGTTCAAAGAGGAGGCCCAAGTACAGGACTTCCCACATCGCCTTCACAAGGAGATGTAATGCAAGCTAAATGGGGAACTCATGGTGATCATCCTATGATCGCATTAACTCCATATTCTGTTAGAGAGACATTTGATTTGACTATAAAAGCATTTAATTATGCAGAAAAATATAGAACTCCTGTAATTCTTTTATTAGATGAAGTTATCGGTCATTTAAGAGAAAGAATAGAAATTCCGAATAAAGACGAAATTGAGATATTTGATAGAGTAAAACCTAATTGTGAACCTAAAGATTATAAGCCATATAAAGTTGAGGAAAATGATTTAGTTCCTAAGATGGCTTCTTTTGGTGAAGGATATAGGTATCATGTGACAGGTTTAGTTCATGATGAGACTGGCTTTCCTAGCAACGACTCTAAAATTGCTGAAGAACTTGTAAGTAGGTTAGTGAATAAGGTAGAAGATAATATAGAAGATATAGCTAATTATGAAGAATATATGTTGGATGATGCAGAGATTGCTATAGTTGCATATGGAGCTACTGCAAGATCAGCAAAAAGTGCAGTAAATGAAGCTAGAGAAAATGGACTAAAAGTAGGTTTATTTAGACCGATTACTATATGGCCATTTTTGACTAAACAAATTAAAGAGTTAACAAAAAAGGTGAAGAAAATTTTAGTTGTAGAAATGAATTTAGGACAATATTTAATAGAAGTAGAAAGAGTTGCAGATAAAGAGGCAACAATATATAAATATAATAAAATAAATGGACAATTAATATCTCCGGATGAAATAATTAAAAAAATTAAGGAGGATATATATGCCTAG
- a CDS encoding pseudouridine synthase codes for MRLQKFMAKAGIASRRKSEKIILDGRVTVNNTMIKKLGFKVDPKKDIIKVDNKEISLEKEKIYIILNKPVGYITSVSDQFNRKTVIDLVSKVDQRIYPVGRLDYDTSGLLLLTNDGDLTYKMTHPSHEVNKTYIAEVKGIPNNEELKEFKEGLKIEDYITSPADIKIIKKNKDKSTLKITIHEGKNRQVRKMCEKINHTVIKLKRISFGDIRLNNLKEGDYRFLTDKEIRYIKDEINEK; via the coding sequence ATGAGATTACAAAAATTTATGGCAAAAGCTGGGATAGCATCTAGAAGAAAATCAGAAAAAATAATATTAGATGGAAGGGTAACTGTAAATAATACAATGATTAAAAAGTTAGGATTTAAAGTTGACCCTAAAAAGGATATTATAAAAGTAGACAATAAAGAAATATCTTTAGAGAAAGAAAAAATATATATAATTTTAAATAAACCTGTTGGCTATATAACAAGTGTTTCAGATCAATTTAATAGAAAGACAGTTATTGACTTAGTCTCTAAAGTAGATCAAAGAATATATCCTGTTGGTAGACTGGATTATGATACATCAGGTTTATTATTATTAACCAATGATGGAGATTTAACTTATAAAATGACTCATCCTAGTCATGAAGTTAATAAAACTTATATAGCAGAGGTTAAAGGTATTCCAAACAATGAAGAATTAAAAGAATTTAAAGAAGGATTAAAAATTGAAGATTATATAACTTCTCCAGCAGATATTAAAATTATCAAAAAGAATAAAGATAAATCAACACTTAAAATAACTATTCATGAAGGTAAAAATAGACAGGTTAGAAAAATGTGTGAAAAAATTAATCATACTGTTATTAAATTGAAAAGAATTAGTTTTGGAGATATAAGATTAAATAATTTAAAAGAAGGAGATTATAGGTTTTTAACAGATAAAGAAATAAGATACATTAAGGATGAAATAAATGAAAAATAA
- a CDS encoding D-alanyl-D-alanine carboxypeptidase family protein has translation MYKRITLLTILVTIMISMISTTVFAINENISAKSAILIERDSGRILYSKNISQKLPIASTTKIMTALIAIEKGDLNKVVTIKKEWTEIEGSSIYLKPNEKIKLKDLIFGLMLRSGNDAAVAIAHEIAGSVENFSVLMNKRAKEIGAKNTNFTNPHGLHSEDHYSTAYDLAIITREALKNEIFREISKTNDYVPDRKSPSHFYNKNKTLTQYKGGDGVKIGYTKLAGRCLVASATRDNMQLIAVVLDDNNWFENSYKLFDYGFENYKRTTIIRKDNFIEYLNIKNSNIQQLPIFIPQTFTYPLQEDELEEIDILINTKDSLIAPVEKGYVVSKIVIKLKNNTIYKSNIILNERLKEKSIFTKLNNKIEYFFSKDF, from the coding sequence TTGTATAAGAGAATAACTTTATTAACTATATTAGTAACTATAATGATATCTATGATTTCAACTACGGTATTTGCAATTAATGAAAATATATCTGCAAAAAGTGCCATACTTATAGAAAGGGATAGTGGAAGAATTCTTTACTCTAAAAATATTTCTCAAAAGCTCCCTATAGCGAGTACTACAAAAATAATGACAGCTTTAATTGCTATTGAAAAAGGAGATTTAAATAAAGTAGTAACTATAAAAAAGGAATGGACTGAAATAGAGGGATCTAGTATTTATTTAAAACCCAACGAAAAAATCAAATTAAAAGATTTAATTTTTGGTCTTATGCTTAGGTCAGGAAATGATGCTGCAGTTGCAATTGCACACGAAATTGCAGGTAGTGTTGAAAATTTTTCTGTGCTAATGAATAAAAGGGCTAAAGAAATTGGCGCTAAAAATACAAATTTTACAAACCCACATGGATTACACTCTGAAGATCATTATAGCACAGCTTATGATTTAGCTATTATTACTAGAGAAGCATTAAAAAATGAAATTTTTAGAGAAATATCAAAAACTAATGATTATGTTCCAGATAGAAAAAGTCCATCACATTTTTATAATAAAAATAAAACATTAACTCAATACAAAGGCGGAGATGGTGTTAAAATAGGATATACTAAATTAGCGGGTCGTTGTTTAGTTGCGAGTGCTACAAGGGATAATATGCAACTTATTGCAGTTGTATTAGATGATAATAATTGGTTTGAAAATAGTTATAAATTGTTTGATTACGGATTTGAAAATTATAAAAGAACAACAATTATAAGAAAAGATAATTTTATTGAATACTTAAATATTAAAAATAGTAATATTCAACAATTACCTATTTTTATTCCTCAAACATTTACTTATCCTTTACAAGAAGATGAACTAGAAGAGATAGATATATTAATAAATACGAAAGACAGCTTAATTGCTCCTGTAGAAAAAGGATATGTAGTTTCTAAAATTGTAATAAAGTTAAAGAATAATACTATTTATAAAAGTAATATTATTCTTAATGAAAGATTAAAAGAAAAATCTATATTTACAAAATTAAATAATAAAATAGAATATTTTTTTTCAAAGGACTTTTAA
- a CDS encoding oxaloacetate decarboxylase subunit alpha encodes MESVKFTETILRDAHQSLMATRMKTEEMLPIAEKLDKVGYHSLEMWGGATFDACLRFLNEDPWERLRKLRKAIKNTKLQMLLRGQNILGYKNYPDDVVEEFVKKAIENGIDIVRIFDALNDTRNLKTALNATKKAGGHAQTAISFTTSPVHDIDYYLNLAKEMESMGADSICIKDMSGILLPYDAYELITKMKEAINIPIQLHSHFTSGIANQTYMKGVEAGVDIIDTALSPLGNGTSQPATEPMLSSLKGSGREPDYDMNNLNEIAEYFTKLRNKYEKEGLLKSKVLGVNTKTLIYQVPGGMLSNLVSQLEGQGAIDKFEEVLEEVPKVREDLGYPPLVTPMSQMVGTQAVFNVVLDERYKMIPTEIKNYVKGLYGKPTIPIKDEIIKKIIGNEEIYTGRPADLLKPELDNYREEIKEYIEQEEDVLSYALFPQVAIKYFKYRQAQKYNIDSNLLNKDENTYPVV; translated from the coding sequence ATGGAAAGTGTAAAGTTTACAGAAACAATTTTAAGAGATGCTCATCAATCTTTAATGGCAACTAGAATGAAAACAGAAGAAATGTTACCAATTGCTGAAAAGCTTGATAAAGTTGGTTATCATTCTTTAGAGATGTGGGGAGGTGCCACGTTTGATGCTTGTTTGAGGTTTTTAAATGAAGATCCATGGGAAAGGTTAAGAAAATTAAGAAAAGCTATTAAAAATACGAAACTACAAATGTTATTGAGAGGTCAGAATATTTTAGGTTATAAAAATTATCCTGATGATGTAGTAGAAGAATTTGTTAAAAAGGCAATTGAAAATGGGATAGATATAGTTAGAATATTTGATGCATTAAATGATACAAGAAATTTAAAAACTGCATTAAATGCTACAAAAAAAGCAGGAGGACATGCACAAACTGCAATATCTTTTACTACAAGTCCAGTTCATGACATTGATTATTATTTAAATCTAGCAAAAGAAATGGAAAGTATGGGTGCAGATTCTATATGTATTAAAGATATGTCAGGAATATTACTTCCTTATGATGCTTATGAATTAATAACAAAAATGAAAGAAGCAATAAATATACCAATTCAGTTACACTCTCATTTTACTAGTGGTATAGCAAATCAAACATACATGAAAGGTGTAGAAGCGGGGGTTGATATTATTGATACTGCATTATCACCTTTGGGAAATGGTACAAGTCAACCAGCGACAGAACCTATGTTATCTTCTTTAAAAGGTTCAGGAAGAGAACCAGATTATGATATGAATAATTTAAATGAAATTGCTGAATATTTTACAAAGCTTCGAAATAAATATGAAAAAGAAGGTTTATTAAAGTCCAAAGTATTAGGAGTTAATACTAAAACTTTGATTTATCAAGTACCAGGAGGTATGTTATCTAATTTAGTTTCTCAATTAGAGGGTCAAGGAGCTATTGACAAATTTGAAGAAGTTTTAGAAGAAGTTCCAAAGGTGAGAGAAGATCTTGGATACCCACCGTTAGTTACTCCAATGAGTCAAATGGTAGGCACACAGGCTGTATTTAATGTAGTTTTAGATGAAAGATATAAAATGATACCTACTGAGATTAAAAATTATGTAAAAGGTTTATATGGAAAACCTACAATTCCAATAAAGGATGAAATAATAAAAAAGATAATAGGTAATGAAGAAATTTATACAGGACGACCTGCAGATTTACTTAAACCTGAACTAGATAATTATAGAGAAGAAATTAAAGAGTATATTGAGCAAGAAGAAGATGTATTATCATATGCATTATTCCCACAAGTAGCTATAAAATACTTTAAATATCGTCAAGCTCAAAAGTATAATATAGACAGTAATTTATTAAATAAAGATGAAAATACTTATCCTGTAGTATAA
- a CDS encoding indolepyruvate ferredoxin oxidoreductase subunit alpha, with amino-acid sequence MTTKINKKLVVSKDWCKGCGICVELCPKGVLTLENGVINIDNEDICIKCGLCELRCPDYAIYIEGDEEHGK; translated from the coding sequence GTGACCACAAAAATTAATAAAAAATTAGTGGTAAGTAAAGATTGGTGTAAAGGTTGCGGGATTTGTGTTGAATTGTGTCCCAAAGGTGTTTTAACTTTAGAAAATGGTGTGATTAACATAGATAATGAAGATATTTGTATAAAATGTGGTTTATGTGAACTTAGATGTCCTGATTACGCTATTTATATTGAAGGAGATGAAGAACATGGAAAATAA
- the ytfJ gene encoding GerW family sporulation protein, which yields MDNHPIEGLMNSTMESLKEMVDVNTIVGEPVETPDGLVIIPISKVSLGFASGGSEFRREKNISTKETENTNSKMPFGGGSGAGVSVQPVAFIVAGNGKMKLLPVDQGSNIINSILELLPKVSSSFKDKSKNNKNMDSEKN from the coding sequence ATGGATAATCATCCTATTGAAGGATTAATGAATTCAACAATGGAATCACTTAAAGAAATGGTAGATGTGAATACTATAGTAGGGGAACCAGTTGAAACTCCCGATGGATTAGTTATTATACCAATATCTAAAGTTTCATTGGGATTTGCATCTGGTGGGAGTGAATTTAGGAGAGAAAAAAACATATCTACAAAAGAAACTGAAAATACAAATTCTAAAATGCCTTTTGGTGGCGGATCAGGTGCTGGTGTATCAGTTCAACCTGTAGCTTTCATAGTTGCAGGAAATGGTAAAATGAAATTACTACCTGTAGACCAAGGTAGTAATATAATAAATAGTATATTGGAGCTTTTGCCAAAAGTAAGCAGTTCATTTAAAGATAAATCTAAAAACAACAAAAATATGGATAGTGAAAAAAATTAA
- a CDS encoding 2-oxoacid:ferredoxin oxidoreductase subunit beta — translation MPSKLLEKYFRMDKLPHIWCPGCGHGIIMKSVVEAIDELGLEKDKVCIVSGIGCSSRAPGYMDFNTLHTTHGRALAFATGIKMANPELHVIVVTGDGDSAAIGGNHLIHAARRNIDITTVVFNNNIYGMTGGQYSPTTPTREKGTTAPYGNIDKNFDLCELAKASGATYTARATAYHAKMIKDLVVKGVKNKGFSFVESISICPTYYGRKNKKGESPDMMKYLKDNSINVKALNKLPKDDLKDKIVIGELYKNEEAEYTEEYQKIIEMFRQEV, via the coding sequence ATGCCTAGTAAGTTATTAGAAAAATATTTTAGAATGGATAAATTGCCTCATATATGGTGTCCGGGGTGTGGTCACGGTATAATAATGAAATCTGTAGTTGAAGCTATAGATGAATTAGGTTTAGAAAAAGATAAAGTATGTATAGTCTCTGGAATAGGATGTTCTTCGAGAGCTCCTGGATATATGGATTTTAATACACTTCATACTACTCATGGAAGAGCTTTAGCATTTGCAACGGGTATTAAAATGGCTAATCCTGAGTTACATGTAATTGTAGTTACTGGAGATGGTGACTCTGCTGCAATAGGTGGAAATCATTTAATTCATGCTGCTAGAAGAAATATAGATATTACTACAGTTGTCTTCAACAATAATATTTATGGAATGACTGGAGGTCAGTATTCTCCTACTACTCCTACAAGAGAAAAAGGTACTACAGCTCCTTATGGTAATATTGATAAAAACTTTGATTTATGTGAACTAGCTAAAGCATCAGGTGCAACTTATACTGCAAGAGCCACTGCTTATCATGCAAAAATGATTAAAGATTTAGTTGTAAAAGGGGTAAAAAACAAAGGCTTTTCATTTGTTGAATCTATAAGTATATGCCCTACATACTATGGAAGAAAAAATAAAAAAGGTGAATCACCTGATATGATGAAATATTTAAAAGATAATTCAATAAATGTAAAGGCATTAAATAAACTTCCAAAAGATGATTTAAAAGATAAGATAGTGATTGGTGAGTTATATAAAAATGAAGAAGCAGAATATACTGAAGAATATCAAAAGATTATAGAAATGTTTAGGCAGGAGGTATAG